The Peribacillus sp. FSL P2-0133 genome has a segment encoding these proteins:
- the iadA gene encoding beta-aspartyl-peptidase, translated as MLTLIKNGELYGPEYMGQKDILLVGKQIGFIEDKIDVPANFVEMKVIDASGQIVVPGFIDAHVHIIGGGGEGGFKTRTPEIQLTDATLAGITTLVGVIGTDGTTRTMPALLAKARALEEEGISCFVQTGSYQVPVKTLTGKIEDDLILVDKIIGVGEIAIADHRSSQPTAAELAKLASQARNGGLLSGKSGIVNIHVGDSLDHLHVIEEVVETTEIPITQFYPTHINRNPHLFNAGVEYAKKGGYIDFTTSTIQKFLEEGEVKASTAIRMALEKGVEIGQITITSDGQASLPDFDGGGNLRGLNIGTCMSLYDCVVDAILEDGVTIADAIRVVTENPANILKLSTKGQLAVGKDADIIMMKKKTLEMDSVIAMGQIMVKDGQAVVKGTFER; from the coding sequence ATGCTCACACTTATTAAAAATGGGGAGCTTTATGGTCCAGAATATATGGGCCAAAAAGATATCCTCTTGGTTGGAAAGCAAATTGGCTTCATTGAGGACAAGATTGATGTACCTGCCAATTTCGTTGAAATGAAAGTGATTGATGCGAGTGGTCAAATTGTGGTTCCGGGTTTTATAGATGCTCACGTACATATTATCGGCGGAGGTGGGGAAGGGGGCTTTAAAACGAGGACACCAGAAATCCAATTAACAGATGCCACTTTAGCGGGTATAACGACATTGGTAGGGGTCATCGGAACAGATGGAACGACAAGGACCATGCCAGCACTGCTTGCTAAAGCGAGAGCGCTTGAAGAAGAAGGAATTAGCTGCTTCGTTCAAACTGGTTCCTATCAAGTTCCAGTCAAGACGTTAACCGGTAAAATCGAAGATGATTTGATTCTTGTGGATAAAATTATCGGTGTTGGCGAAATAGCCATTGCCGATCATCGTTCTTCACAGCCGACTGCAGCTGAACTGGCTAAACTGGCCTCTCAGGCGCGTAATGGAGGTCTGTTGTCCGGGAAAAGCGGTATCGTCAACATTCATGTAGGCGACAGTCTAGATCATTTGCATGTAATTGAAGAAGTTGTCGAGACAACGGAAATACCGATCACTCAGTTCTACCCTACACATATAAACCGAAATCCGCATTTATTCAATGCAGGTGTGGAATATGCAAAAAAAGGGGGGTATATCGATTTTACGACAAGTACGATCCAGAAGTTCCTTGAAGAAGGCGAGGTCAAAGCAAGTACAGCAATAAGAATGGCACTGGAAAAAGGCGTTGAAATCGGGCAGATCACCATAACTTCAGATGGACAAGCCAGCCTGCCTGACTTCGATGGCGGCGGTAACCTGCGCGGTTTGAACATTGGTACATGCATGTCCTTATATGATTGTGTTGTCGATGCGATCCTCGAGGATGGAGTGACAATTGCCGATGCCATAAGAGTTGTGACGGAAAATCCGGCAAACATTTTAAAACTTTCTACAAAGGGGCAGCTTGCGGTAGGTAAGGACGCCGATATCATCATGATGAAGAAAAAAACTTTAGAAATGGATAGTGTTATCGCGATGGGGCAGATAATGGTCAAAGATGGTCAAGCAGTCGTGAAAGGAACATTTGAAAGGTAG
- the pdhA gene encoding pyruvate dehydrogenase (acetyl-transferring) E1 component subunit alpha: MKAYSNEVEPEMFRVLTPDGEIIETIDGKIDKSLMLKMYESMLLLRTFDRKSINLQRQGRIGTYAPFEGQEASQVGSALALSAGDWMFPTYRDHGAAIIHGQELYRVFLYWMAHFDGSICPEGKRILPPSVPIATQMVHAVGTAWASKIRGEKNVSIAYFGDGATSEGDFHEALNFAGVYKTPTIFFCQNNGYAISVPFEKQSASKTISQRAAAYDIHGVRVDGNDIFAVWLTVKQAVERALKGEGPTLIEAITFRYGAHTTADNPNIYRDQDEISTFWRENRDPITRLRKYLNKEGHWNEKQEELAVKQFNELIDAHLQKAEGYPKSDPLEMFNHVYAEESWHLKEQKQELNQILRKGGKK; encoded by the coding sequence ATGAAAGCGTATTCAAATGAAGTTGAGCCGGAAATGTTTCGTGTATTGACTCCTGATGGGGAAATCATTGAAACGATTGATGGGAAAATCGATAAATCACTTATGTTAAAGATGTATGAGAGCATGCTCCTGCTCAGAACATTTGACCGAAAATCCATTAATCTCCAGCGCCAAGGCAGGATTGGAACTTATGCACCTTTCGAAGGACAGGAAGCATCCCAGGTAGGAAGCGCTTTAGCGTTGTCGGCAGGGGATTGGATGTTTCCCACATACCGTGATCATGGAGCGGCAATCATTCATGGGCAGGAATTATACCGTGTTTTCCTATACTGGATGGCGCATTTTGATGGCTCAATTTGTCCAGAAGGAAAAAGGATATTGCCTCCAAGTGTTCCAATTGCCACTCAAATGGTTCATGCAGTTGGAACGGCTTGGGCAAGTAAGATTAGAGGCGAAAAGAATGTTAGCATTGCCTATTTTGGTGATGGAGCCACTTCTGAAGGGGACTTTCATGAGGCACTGAATTTTGCTGGAGTTTATAAAACCCCAACAATCTTTTTCTGCCAAAATAATGGCTACGCGATCAGTGTCCCTTTTGAAAAGCAATCGGCATCCAAAACAATATCCCAGCGGGCTGCCGCTTATGACATCCATGGGGTGCGAGTGGATGGAAATGATATTTTCGCAGTATGGCTGACTGTAAAGCAAGCTGTCGAAAGAGCGCTTAAAGGGGAAGGACCTACATTAATCGAAGCCATTACCTTTCGTTATGGCGCCCATACTACTGCAGACAATCCGAACATATATCGCGATCAGGACGAAATTTCAACGTTCTGGAGGGAAAACCGGGATCCGATTACACGTCTTAGAAAGTATTTGAATAAAGAAGGTCACTGGAATGAAAAGCAGGAGGAATTGGCGGTAAAACAATTCAACGAACTGATTGATGCTCACCTTCAAAAAGCCGAAGGGTATCCAAAATCCGACCCGCTCGAAATGTTTAACCATGTATATGCCGAGGAGTCATGGCATTTAAAGGAACAGAAGCAGGAATTGAACCAAATCCTAAGGAAAGGCGGGAAGAAATAA
- a CDS encoding alpha-ketoacid dehydrogenase subunit beta, giving the protein MGKNLTMLQAITEAMDQMLGHDDRVMILGEDIGVNGGVFRSTEGLYEKYGKDRVVDTPLAESGIIGSAIGLALNGMLPIVEIQFLAFIYPGFEQLVSHAARMRYRTRGQFGVPLLIRTPYGAGIRGPELHSESVETFFAHTPGLKVVAPSNPYDAKGLLISALEDPDPVIFLEPTKLYRAFKEEVPEEMYRIPIGQAKVVQEGSDLTIYAWGAMLREALNAAKKIEAEKGWKCEVVDLRTLYPLDRDTIVQSIKKTGRALIVHEAHKTAGLGAEIISIINDEALIYLKAPIKRVTGFDVPVPPFTIEDHYLPTVDRVKQGIVETLSF; this is encoded by the coding sequence ATGGGCAAAAATTTAACGATGCTCCAGGCTATTACGGAAGCGATGGACCAAATGCTGGGTCATGATGATCGCGTGATGATCTTGGGTGAGGATATTGGAGTGAATGGCGGGGTTTTTCGATCGACGGAAGGACTTTATGAGAAGTATGGAAAAGATCGAGTCGTTGATACGCCATTAGCTGAATCCGGAATCATCGGCTCTGCCATTGGTTTAGCCCTTAATGGAATGCTGCCCATAGTAGAGATACAGTTTCTCGCCTTTATTTATCCGGGATTCGAACAACTCGTTTCCCATGCTGCCCGTATGAGGTATCGTACCCGTGGGCAATTTGGGGTGCCCCTTTTAATCCGTACGCCATATGGTGCCGGAATCAGGGGCCCTGAACTTCATTCCGAAAGTGTCGAAACCTTCTTTGCCCATACCCCGGGTTTAAAGGTGGTTGCACCCAGTAATCCATATGACGCAAAAGGGCTGCTCATTTCAGCCCTCGAAGATCCAGATCCTGTGATTTTTTTGGAACCGACTAAATTGTATCGGGCTTTTAAGGAAGAAGTTCCCGAAGAAATGTACCGAATACCAATCGGGCAAGCAAAAGTGGTCCAGGAGGGAAGCGATCTGACCATTTATGCATGGGGTGCCATGTTAAGGGAGGCATTGAATGCCGCGAAAAAGATTGAAGCAGAAAAAGGCTGGAAGTGTGAAGTGGTCGATCTTCGAACATTATACCCTTTAGATAGGGATACGATCGTGCAATCCATTAAAAAGACAGGTCGTGCATTAATCGTCCATGAAGCCCATAAGACTGCCGGATTAGGTGCGGAGATTATCTCCATCATTAATGATGAAGCTCTTATTTACCTGAAAGCGCCGATTAAGCGTGTAACAGGATTTGATGTACCGGTTCCGCCGTTTACAATAGAAGATCATTATTTACCGACTGTTGACCGTGTAAAACAAGGAATTGTCGAAACATTATCATTTTAA
- a CDS encoding dihydrolipoamide acetyltransferase family protein, protein MMEFKLPDVGEGMHEGEIIQWLIKEGEAVKQDQPIVEVQTDKVNAELTAPAAGVVKKIFFSEGDIVEVGTTIFTIQEENDVSVPDKGMIEEEIQVVQSGDVKVNAEHITTKQHHEVARALATPFVRQMAREMKVDIEKVKGSGPAGRITESDLKQFKENNSITLEDAKHHDNKIVQEMDQINDAIQAKGVENEWEERIPLKGIRKKIAEHMVKSVSTIPHVTHVDELEMDRLKEFKNQLKEYSDDKDIKLTFLPFFVKAIVIALKEFKTLNASIDEKTNEIILKNYYHIGIATNTKEGLIVPVIKHADHKTIFQLADEIRQLAAQAREGKLSIDQITGSTFTISNVGPIGGMHATPIINYPEAAILALHKMEHRMVVRDLEGVIRLMMNMSLSFDHRLIDGVTAVHFTNRIKELLENPIRLVVEMR, encoded by the coding sequence ATGATGGAATTTAAACTTCCTGATGTAGGGGAAGGGATGCATGAAGGGGAAATTATCCAATGGCTCATCAAAGAAGGGGAGGCGGTAAAACAGGACCAACCCATTGTTGAGGTGCAAACGGATAAAGTCAATGCAGAACTGACGGCTCCTGCGGCGGGAGTGGTCAAGAAAATATTTTTTTCCGAAGGGGATATCGTGGAAGTGGGAACCACCATATTCACAATTCAGGAAGAGAACGATGTGTCAGTTCCGGATAAAGGCATGATTGAAGAAGAAATCCAAGTCGTGCAATCTGGTGATGTAAAAGTAAATGCAGAGCATATTACGACTAAACAGCATCATGAGGTAGCGCGTGCGTTGGCAACGCCATTCGTTCGTCAAATGGCGAGGGAAATGAAGGTTGATATCGAGAAGGTTAAAGGCTCCGGTCCGGCTGGGCGAATTACCGAAAGTGACCTGAAGCAGTTTAAAGAAAATAACTCGATTACACTGGAAGATGCCAAACATCATGATAACAAGATTGTTCAAGAGATGGACCAGATTAATGATGCCATCCAGGCAAAAGGAGTGGAAAATGAGTGGGAAGAGCGGATCCCGCTTAAAGGCATTCGAAAAAAAATCGCTGAACATATGGTAAAGTCGGTTTCGACCATTCCTCATGTAACCCATGTAGATGAATTGGAAATGGACCGATTGAAGGAATTTAAAAATCAATTAAAAGAGTACTCCGATGATAAGGATATTAAGTTGACTTTTCTGCCATTTTTCGTTAAAGCCATTGTCATCGCCTTAAAGGAGTTCAAAACATTAAACGCTTCAATTGATGAAAAGACCAATGAAATCATCCTGAAGAATTATTATCATATTGGGATTGCGACGAATACAAAAGAGGGTCTCATAGTTCCTGTCATAAAACATGCCGATCATAAGACCATTTTCCAACTGGCTGATGAAATCAGGCAATTGGCAGCCCAAGCCCGTGAAGGGAAGTTGAGCATTGATCAAATAACAGGCAGTACATTTACCATCAGCAATGTAGGACCGATCGGAGGGATGCACGCGACCCCGATCATTAACTATCCGGAAGCGGCCATACTAGCTTTGCATAAAATGGAACATCGCATGGTCGTTCGCGATTTGGAAGGTGTTATCCGTTTAATGATGAATATGTCTCTTTCTTTCGATCATCGTTTGATTGATGGGGTAACAGCGGTGCATTTTACCAATAGAATCAAGGAATTGCTGGAAAATCCAATTCGTTTAGTTGTGGAGATGAGATAA
- the lpdA gene encoding dihydrolipoyl dehydrogenase, protein MVVGEVAVETDVIIIGGGPGGYAAAIRLGQLGKSVVLVEKEKLGGVCLNRGCIPSKALIHTADQYQRLNDLGKMGIRLSQESTTMDLGVWQDWKAGITSQLRQGIAHLCKENGVTVVKGQAAFLSDDRIGVETDGDFETYKFEQAIIATGSRPFIPSFIKVDGEYILDSTSSLQLQEVPSSLSIIGGGYIGIELGMAFAKLGTKVTIIEMANRILPQIAENLVKEVTRNAKKLGVNIKTSTRVEKASVVDGHVHLHVSSEEQGMEVVVSEKTLVTIGRVPNSEEIGLNRAGVTVGEKGHIAVDMECRTNVPHIFAIGDITPGPALAHRASKQGIVAAEVIGGLPSAVDSPNVPYVIFSDPQIAGVGLSREEAEQQGYSVKIGKFPFSANGRALATNETEGFAEVIVDADSHILLGMHMVGADASNLIGEGVLALELAARVEDIALIMHPHPTLTEGWMEAAEAVLGHAIHIVNK, encoded by the coding sequence ATGGTAGTAGGGGAAGTTGCTGTAGAGACGGATGTTATCATCATTGGAGGAGGTCCGGGAGGATATGCTGCGGCTATCCGTCTCGGCCAGTTAGGAAAATCGGTCGTGCTGGTTGAAAAGGAAAAGCTGGGCGGGGTTTGCCTTAATCGGGGCTGTATACCTTCAAAGGCATTAATTCACACAGCTGATCAATACCAAAGGCTTAACGATTTAGGGAAAATGGGAATCCGGCTATCCCAGGAAAGTACCACTATGGACTTGGGAGTTTGGCAGGATTGGAAAGCGGGCATCACATCTCAGTTGAGGCAAGGTATTGCCCATTTGTGTAAGGAAAATGGAGTGACGGTGGTTAAAGGTCAAGCAGCCTTTTTATCTGATGACCGTATTGGAGTTGAAACCGATGGCGATTTTGAAACCTACAAGTTTGAACAGGCAATTATTGCGACGGGGTCCAGACCATTCATTCCATCCTTCATTAAAGTCGATGGAGAATATATATTGGATTCAACATCATCTTTGCAGCTGCAGGAAGTTCCATCAAGCTTGTCGATCATTGGCGGTGGATATATCGGAATCGAATTGGGTATGGCATTTGCAAAGCTAGGTACTAAAGTGACCATCATTGAAATGGCCAATCGCATACTCCCCCAAATTGCTGAAAACCTTGTAAAGGAAGTCACCCGGAATGCCAAGAAGCTTGGGGTGAATATTAAAACATCCACGAGGGTAGAAAAGGCGAGTGTAGTGGATGGCCATGTACACCTTCATGTATCCTCAGAGGAACAGGGGATGGAAGTGGTCGTGAGTGAAAAGACCCTGGTTACAATTGGGAGGGTACCTAACTCTGAAGAAATTGGCCTGAATCGGGCTGGAGTTACAGTTGGTGAAAAAGGCCATATAGCAGTGGATATGGAATGTCGTACAAATGTGCCGCACATCTTTGCCATCGGTGATATTACACCTGGTCCAGCTCTTGCGCATCGAGCGTCCAAACAGGGTATAGTGGCAGCTGAAGTGATAGGGGGGCTGCCAAGTGCCGTTGACTCACCTAATGTTCCCTATGTAATCTTCTCGGACCCACAAATAGCTGGTGTTGGTTTAAGCCGTGAAGAAGCTGAACAACAGGGATACAGCGTCAAAATCGGCAAATTTCCGTTCAGTGCCAATGGAAGGGCGCTTGCAACGAATGAAACAGAAGGATTTGCTGAAGTGATCGTGGATGCTGATAGCCACATATTGCTCGGAATGCATATGGTAGGTGCTGATGCTTCCAACCTTATAGGTGAAGGGGTCCTTGCCCTTGAGCTGGCGGCTAGGGTCGAAGATATAGCCCTCATCATGCATCCACATCCAACTTTGACTGAGGGGTGGATGGAAGCGGCTGAGGCAGTTTTGGGACATGCGATTCACATCGTAAATAAATAG